Proteins from a genomic interval of Kitasatospora herbaricolor:
- a CDS encoding phage tail sheath family protein, with protein sequence MPQYLSPGVYVEEVHSGPRPIEGVGTSVAAFVGFAEKGPFHTPSLVTTWSQYVQLFGGFVEGSYLAHSVYGYFANGGGIAYVVRVGAEVAAEGGAGRPGLTKGGRVAPKELATGEPVALGSFRVAARAGIEGEITVEVTDADGEAPAEDRFKLVVAQAGRPVETFDVSAKKSARNYVVTQVRERSALILVEEAATASGALTRPQKQTLTLAVPAGPAEVVPAGISVAEYVGDAEARTGFAGLEAIDEITMLAVPDLMAAHQQGQIDAEGVKAVQLAMITHCELMGDRVAVLDPLPDLTPRQVREWRQEGAGYDSKYAALYYPWIKVFDPASGQNRFVPPSGHMLGVWARSDTERGVHKAPANEVVRGAIDLQTNVTKGEQDLLNPIGVNCIRAFPGRGIRVWGARTLASDPAWRYINVRRLFNYLEESILLGTQWTVFEPNDELLWIGIRRDISAFLLEEWRRGALFGATAAQAFYVKCDAETNPPESVDLGQVVCEIGICPVKPAEFVVFRLAQFSDSTSLVNE encoded by the coding sequence ATGCCGCAGTACCTGTCGCCCGGGGTGTACGTGGAGGAGGTCCACAGCGGGCCCCGCCCGATCGAGGGGGTCGGGACGTCCGTGGCCGCCTTCGTCGGGTTCGCCGAGAAGGGTCCGTTCCACACGCCGAGCCTGGTGACGACCTGGAGCCAGTACGTCCAGCTGTTCGGCGGCTTCGTCGAGGGTTCGTACCTGGCGCACTCGGTGTACGGGTACTTCGCGAACGGCGGCGGCATCGCGTACGTGGTGCGGGTCGGGGCCGAGGTCGCGGCCGAGGGCGGTGCGGGCCGTCCGGGGCTGACCAAGGGCGGGCGGGTCGCTCCGAAGGAGCTGGCGACCGGGGAGCCGGTGGCCCTGGGGTCGTTCCGGGTCGCGGCCCGGGCCGGCATCGAGGGCGAGATCACGGTCGAGGTGACCGACGCGGACGGCGAGGCGCCGGCCGAGGACCGCTTCAAGCTGGTGGTCGCGCAGGCCGGCAGGCCGGTAGAGACCTTCGACGTGTCGGCGAAGAAGAGCGCCCGCAACTACGTGGTCACGCAGGTGCGGGAGCGTTCGGCGCTGATCCTGGTGGAGGAGGCGGCGACGGCGAGCGGCGCGCTGACCCGCCCGCAGAAGCAGACGCTGACCCTCGCGGTGCCGGCCGGACCGGCCGAGGTCGTCCCGGCCGGGATCTCGGTCGCCGAGTACGTGGGTGACGCGGAGGCCCGGACGGGCTTCGCGGGCCTGGAGGCGATCGACGAGATCACCATGCTGGCCGTGCCGGACCTGATGGCCGCGCACCAGCAGGGCCAGATCGACGCCGAGGGCGTCAAGGCCGTCCAGCTGGCGATGATCACGCACTGCGAGCTGATGGGCGACCGGGTCGCCGTGCTGGACCCGCTGCCCGACCTGACCCCGCGCCAGGTGCGCGAGTGGCGTCAGGAGGGCGCCGGCTACGACTCCAAGTACGCGGCGCTGTACTACCCGTGGATCAAGGTGTTCGACCCGGCGAGCGGCCAGAACCGGTTCGTCCCGCCGAGCGGCCACATGCTGGGCGTCTGGGCCCGCAGCGACACCGAGCGCGGTGTGCACAAGGCACCCGCCAACGAGGTGGTGCGCGGCGCGATCGACCTGCAGACCAACGTCACCAAGGGCGAGCAGGACCTGCTCAACCCGATCGGCGTGAACTGCATCCGGGCCTTCCCCGGCCGCGGCATCCGGGTCTGGGGCGCCCGCACCCTGGCCTCGGACCCGGCCTGGCGCTACATCAACGTGCGACGGCTCTTCAACTACCTGGAGGAGTCGATCCTGCTGGGCACCCAGTGGACCGTCTTCGAGCCCAACGACGAGCTGCTGTGGATCGGCATCCGGCGCGACATCTCGGCCTTCCTGCTGGAGGAGTGGCGGCGCGGAGCCCTGTTCGGGGCGACCGCCGCGCAGGCGTTCTACGTCAAGTGCGACGCCGAGACCAACCCGCCGGAGTCGGTGGACCTCGGTCAGGTCGTCTGCGAGATCGGCATCTGCCCGGTGAAGCCCGCCGAGTTCGTGGTCTTCCGGCTGGCGCAGTTCTCCGACAGCACCAGCCTGGTCAACGAGTAG
- a CDS encoding phage tail protein, which yields MADTAGMAIATHIFTVQLGAYEVETVQEVSGLSFELDAIDHFEVTRSGQLVVRKLAGARKGGEVTISRGLGASGEFTKWLEESFIKGNVKGARQSLSIIVKDTENNPVRTINLKNAWVKKWEGPNLKAGESQAALEKVTVVFEDVELK from the coding sequence ATGGCCGACACAGCCGGCATGGCGATCGCGACCCACATCTTCACCGTGCAGTTGGGCGCGTACGAGGTCGAGACGGTCCAGGAGGTCAGCGGACTCTCCTTCGAGCTGGACGCCATCGACCACTTCGAGGTGACCAGGAGCGGCCAGCTGGTGGTCCGCAAGCTCGCCGGCGCCCGCAAGGGCGGCGAGGTGACCATCAGCCGCGGGCTCGGCGCGAGCGGTGAGTTCACCAAGTGGCTGGAGGAGTCCTTCATCAAGGGCAACGTGAAGGGGGCGCGGCAGTCCCTGTCGATCATCGTCAAGGACACCGAGAACAACCCGGTGCGCACCATCAACCTGAAGAACGCCTGGGTGAAGAAGTGGGAGGGGCCGAACCTCAAGGCCGGTGAGTCCCAGGCCGCCCTGGAGAAGGTCACCGTCGTCTTCGAAGACGTCGAGCTCAAGTGA
- a CDS encoding DUF6760 family protein — MTYATDRLYEEIAYIAYHFHWEQDRLLDLTHPDRIRWVQEIARINARINEG; from the coding sequence GTGACGTACGCGACCGACCGCCTGTACGAGGAGATCGCGTACATCGCCTACCACTTCCACTGGGAGCAGGACCGGCTGCTCGACCTGACCCACCCGGACCGGATCCGCTGGGTGCAGGAGATCGCCCGGATCAACGCACGTATCAACGAAGGGTAG
- a CDS encoding phage tail protein: MTLPYPGTSVHFQLQISGIDLGDFSTCSGLGAEVEVEQRAEGGNNSFVWQLPTRITYPNVTLSRGLTPDTAKVSRFLATLPTQVTRGSAQITALTPQLTAGPVLATWALREVIVVRWTGPSFDPSRSEVATESIELAHHGFL, encoded by the coding sequence GTGACCCTCCCCTACCCCGGTACCAGCGTCCACTTCCAGCTGCAGATCAGCGGGATCGACCTGGGCGACTTCTCGACGTGCAGCGGGCTCGGTGCCGAGGTGGAGGTCGAGCAGCGCGCCGAGGGCGGCAACAACTCCTTCGTCTGGCAGCTGCCGACCAGGATCACGTACCCGAACGTGACGCTCTCCCGGGGGCTCACCCCCGACACCGCGAAGGTCTCCCGGTTCCTGGCCACGCTGCCCACCCAGGTGACCCGGGGAAGTGCGCAGATCACCGCGCTGACACCGCAGTTGACGGCCGGTCCGGTGCTGGCCACCTGGGCACTGCGGGAGGTGATCGTGGTCCGCTGGACGGGGCCGTCCTTCGATCCGTCCCGGTCGGAGGTGGCCACCGAGAGCATCGAGCTGGCCCATCACGGCTTCCTCTGA
- a CDS encoding CIS tube protein: protein MQTTPSKATLTAYEPPPKPGAPPGGRLGPEIRFQFNPNTLSLSKGAQWRQNLIRGGEETGVPEFMGAQPRQLTVELFLDATATRDDSVAKSVETLLGWCAPTPASIAAKAPSAPRVMFAWGSFESVKFFGYLGQVSATYSLFDPSGRPLRATCQVQVTESGEPTPGQNPTSGALNARRVHRLVAGDSLELLAYQEYGDATAWRRIAEANGIDDPMRLRPGAELLVPAAAESRAG, encoded by the coding sequence ATGCAGACCACCCCTTCGAAGGCGACGCTCACCGCGTACGAGCCGCCGCCCAAGCCCGGGGCCCCGCCGGGGGGCCGGCTCGGTCCGGAGATCAGGTTCCAGTTCAATCCGAACACGCTGTCGCTGAGCAAGGGCGCGCAGTGGCGGCAGAACCTGATCCGGGGCGGCGAGGAGACCGGCGTGCCGGAGTTCATGGGCGCCCAGCCGCGGCAGTTGACCGTGGAGCTGTTCCTGGACGCGACCGCCACCCGGGACGACAGCGTGGCCAAGTCGGTGGAGACGCTGCTGGGTTGGTGCGCCCCGACGCCGGCGAGCATCGCCGCGAAGGCGCCGAGCGCGCCCCGGGTGATGTTCGCCTGGGGGTCCTTCGAGAGCGTGAAGTTCTTCGGGTACCTGGGCCAGGTGAGCGCGACGTACTCGCTGTTCGATCCGAGCGGGCGGCCGCTGCGGGCCACCTGCCAGGTGCAGGTGACGGAGTCCGGGGAGCCGACGCCGGGGCAGAACCCGACCTCGGGGGCGCTGAACGCGCGGCGGGTGCACCGCCTGGTGGCGGGCGACAGCCTGGAGCTGCTGGCGTACCAGGAGTACGGCGACGCGACGGCCTGGCGACGGATCGCGGAGGCCAACGGCATCGACGACCCGATGCGGCTGCGGCCGGGGGCGGAGCTGCTGGTGCCGGCGGCGGCCGAGTCGAGGGCGGGGTAG